Part of the Desulfolutivibrio sulfoxidireducens genome is shown below.
GGCATGAACCTGGTGGCCAAGGAATATGCGGCCTGCAACATCTCGGGGACCGGCATCCTGTGCCTGAGCGAATTCGCCGGCGCGGCCATGGAACTGCACCGCCATGCGGTCATGGTCAACCCCTTCGACGTGGATGGGATTGCCGCGGCCATCCGGGACGGGGTGCTCATGGATCTCGGGCAGCGCCGTCGCCGGATGCGGGCCATCCGTTCGATTCTGCGGCGCTATGACATCTTCTGGTGGGTGGACGCGTTTCTTCAGGCGGCCTTTTCCAAACATCTCGAAGACTTTCCGCCCCGCGAAGAGGGATACTGGGAGGCCTTGGAGGCGCGTCAAGGACCTCCCTGGCCCACCGCTTCGGGAAGCTAGTGTGGCGTTCGGCAATTTTCTGCATGTTTCTTAGGCCGTGTCGGCAGTTATCTTCACCAGATTGAAATCTCCGCCACATGAAGGAACGAAAGGTATGTGACGGTCAGAATCCCGTGACATCTTTCGAAGCGAGCGAGACGGAATGACTGCCTCAGCGCCCTTCAAGTGGATGGCATCAACTATGTTTTGTGAGTCATATCCTTCGAATAAATCGTTTATGAACGGTCGCCAACTTCCAATAGCTCATTGGAAAATCTCGCCACGGAGCGCCAGTCTTTGCAATCCACATAACAGCGTTTATAAATAGTCTATTGTATTGCGCTGTCATTCATTGATCACTGGATTT
Proteins encoded:
- a CDS encoding transposase, yielding MTAQYNRLFINAVMWIAKTGAPWRDFPMSYWKLATVHKRFIRRI